The proteins below come from a single Esox lucius isolate fEsoLuc1 chromosome 7, fEsoLuc1.pri, whole genome shotgun sequence genomic window:
- the ddx52 gene encoding probable ATP-dependent RNA helicase DDX52 isoform X3, with amino-acid sequence MDAFDLFRKLGAGAKFDFKRFGKDADRFKGVRSEQKDGSDLLSGIDFFGTGIYHGNQVKLAEEQVENGEEESEGESGKGKRKRQDEVKTVKKKKKKKDSQSETEVACGGQQGEMEGEGILWTSSADRKAKGLQKVERDKEKISMKRLKQLHQEKVNRVRAQHRINVHGCDVPDPVCTFSELQSEYGLNPRVLQNLSSAGLTTPTPIQMQAIPLMMHGRELLACAPTGSGKTLAFCLPLLTHLKQPANLGFRALIISPTRELASQTHRELVRLSEGVGFRVHILDKASMAAKKYGPSSNKKYDILVSTPNRLVFLLKQDPPALHLSSVEWLVVDESDKLFEDGRSGFRDQLAAVFQACSGPRVRRALYSATCVPDVEQWCRINLDNLVSVNIGHRNSAVETVEQELLFVGTENGKLLAMRDIIKKGFLPPMLVFVQSIERARELFHELVYEGINVDVIHADRTQQQRDNVISSFRSGDIWVLICTALLARGIDFKGVNLVLNYDFPTSAVEYIHRIGRTGRAGHTGRAVTFFTEDDKPLLRSIANVIKQAGCPVPDYMLGFKKIHSKVKRLFLSHNAL; translated from the exons ATGGACGCCTTCGACTTGTTTCGGAAGCTCGGAGCCGGAGCTAAATTTGATTTTAAACGGTTTGGAAAAGATGCAGACCGATTTAAG GGGGTGAGATCCGAACAGAAAGATGGCTCAGACCTGCTCTCTGGCATAGACTTTTTCGGTACCGGGATATACCATGGCAACCAGGTGAAATTGGCAGAGGAGCAAGTGGAGAATGGGGAGGAGGAAAGTGAAGGAGAAAGTGGAAAAGGCAAGAGGAAACGTCAGGATGAGGTGAAGACTgtcaagaagaagaagaagaagaaagataGTCAGTCTGAGACAGAAG TTGCATGTGGTGGCCAGCAGGGGGAAATGGAGGGGGAGGGCATCCTGTGGACCTCGTCTGCAGACAGAAAGGCTAAAGGACTTCAGAAGGtggagagggacaaagagaaGATCTCCATGAAGAGACTCAAGCAGCTGCACCAGGAgaag GTGAACCGTGTCCGTGCACAGCATCGTATCAACGTGCACGGCTGTGATGTGCCTGACCCAGTGTGCACGTTTTCTGAGCTGCAGTCCGAGTACGGCCTGAACCCACGTGTTCTCCAGAACCTTTCATCAGCTGGActcaccacccccacccccatacAGATGCAGGCTATACCCTTGATGATGCat gGGCGTGAGCTGTTGGCGTGCGCTCCGACAGGTTCGGGGAAGACACTCGCGTTCTGCCTTCCTCTCCTCACTCACCTGAAACAGCCTGCTAACCTCGGCTTCAGAGCTCTCATCATCTCTCCCACCAGAGAACTGGCCAgccag ACCCACAGAGAGTTGGTGCGTCTGTCTGAGGGCGTTGGGTTCAGAGTTCACATCCTGGACAAGGCTTCCATGGCAGCCAAGAAATATGGACCCAGCTCTAACAAGAAATATG ATATCCTGGTCAGTACTCCAAACAGACTGGTGTTCCTCCTGAAGCAGGACCCTCCAGCCCTCCACCTCAGCAG tgtggaGTGGTTGGTGGTGGATGAGAGTGATAAGCTGTTTGAGGATGGTCGTAGTGGGTTCAGAGACCAGCTAGCCGCCGTGTTCCAGGCTTGTTCCGGCCCGCGGGTCCGACGAGCGCTCTACAGCgccacctgtgttcctgatgtGGAACAGTGGTGTCGCATCAACCTCGACAACCTTGTTTCTGTTAATATTGGACACAG gaactCTGCGGTGGAGACAGTAGAACAGGAACTGCTGTTTGTTGGAACAGAAAATGGAAAGTTACTGGCGATGAGGGACATCATCAAGAAG GGTTTCCTGCCCCCCATGTTGGTGTTTGTCCAGTCTATAGAGCGAGCCAGAGAGCTGTTCCATGAGCTGGTCTATGAAGGCATTAATGTAGACGTCATCCACGCTGACCGAACACAGCAACAG AGAGACAATGTGATCAGTAGTTTCCGGTCCGGGGATATCTGGGTGTTGATCTGCACGGCTCTCCTGGCCCGAGGTATCGACTTCAAGGGAGTCAATCTGGTGCTGAATTACGACTTCCCCACCAGCGCTGTGGAGTACATCCACCGCATTG GTCGAACTGGCAGGGcgggacacacagggagagcTGTCACCTTCTTCACTGAGGATGACAAACCTCTACTACGCAG tATTGCCAATGTGATAAAGCAGGCAGGTTGTCCAGTACCTGACTACATGTTGGGCTTTAAGAAGATCCACAG TAAGGTGAAGCGCTTATTCCTTAGTCATAATGCTTTATAA